From Streptomyces zhihengii, the proteins below share one genomic window:
- a CDS encoding DUF3043 domain-containing protein: MFRSRSKEEKAPTGKVTADLSKQPRDPEAPKGRPTPKRSEAQGNRRARANSAPQDRKAAMKRQREVRRADLAKQREALASGDERYLPARDKGPVRRFVRDFVDSRFCIAEFFLPLAVVILVLSMVRVAQLQNIALLLWLGVIVLIVVDSIGLTIRLKKQLRERFPDEPKRGAVAYGLMRTLQMRRLRLPKPQVKRGERP; encoded by the coding sequence GTGTTCCGTAGCCGTTCCAAGGAAGAGAAGGCCCCCACCGGCAAGGTGACGGCGGACCTCTCCAAGCAGCCCCGAGACCCCGAGGCCCCCAAGGGCCGCCCGACGCCCAAGCGCAGCGAGGCCCAGGGCAACCGCCGCGCGCGTGCGAACAGCGCGCCCCAGGACCGCAAGGCGGCGATGAAGCGCCAGCGCGAGGTCCGCCGGGCGGACCTCGCCAAGCAGAGGGAGGCGCTCGCCAGTGGTGACGAGCGCTATCTGCCGGCCCGTGACAAGGGCCCGGTGCGGCGCTTCGTCCGGGACTTCGTCGACTCCCGCTTCTGCATCGCCGAGTTCTTCCTGCCGCTCGCGGTGGTCATCCTCGTCCTGAGCATGGTCCGCGTCGCGCAGCTCCAGAACATCGCGCTGCTGCTGTGGCTCGGCGTGATCGTGCTGATCGTCGTCGACTCGATCGGTCTGACGATCCGGTTGAAGAAGCAGCTCAGGGAGCGCTTCCCCGACGAGCCGAAGCGCGGCGCGGTCGCCTACGGCCTGATGCGCACGCTCCAGATGCGCCGTCTGCGTCTGCCCAAGCCCCAGGTCAAGCGCGGAGAACGACCCTGA
- the pspAA gene encoding PspA-associated protein PspAA, translating into MIVRIMGEGQVEVADSHFPELDTLDDDLLAEMERGDGPGFRSTLHALLEKVRELGEPLPVESLEPSELILPSPDATLEEVRELLGDNGLIPGA; encoded by the coding sequence ATGATCGTACGGATCATGGGGGAGGGTCAGGTGGAGGTGGCGGACAGCCACTTCCCCGAGCTCGACACGCTCGACGACGACCTGCTCGCCGAGATGGAACGCGGCGACGGCCCCGGCTTCCGCAGCACCCTGCACGCCCTCCTGGAGAAGGTCCGCGAGCTCGGTGAGCCGCTGCCCGTGGAGTCGCTCGAACCGTCCGAGCTCATCCTGCCCTCGCCCGACGCGACCCTCGAAGAGGTCCGCGAACTGCTCGGCGACAACGGTCTGATCCCCGGCGCCTGA
- a CDS encoding efflux RND transporter permease subunit: MSWLSRFSLKQRALIGLMSIVAIVFGAISIPQLKQQLLPSIELPMVSVLAPYQGASPDVVEKQVVEPLEATLKAVDGIKGITSTASEGNAVIMASFDFGDGTKQLVADVQQAVNRARVQLPDSVDPQVIAGSTDDIPTVVLAVTSDKDQQALADQLERTVVPAIEDIDGVGQVSVDGVRDLQVSVTPDERRLAAAGLNTMALAEALRVGGAAMPAGSFSEDGKSRTVQVGGGFTSLQQIQELRLLPPQGGKGKPVRLGDVAAVEQTEATPVSLTRTNGRPSLAVFATMDNDGSAVAISEAVQDKLPGLRTDLGEDADITVVSDQGPAVSKAISGLTTEGALGLVFAVVVILVFLASLRSTLVTAVSIPLSVVLALIVLWTRDLSLNMLTLGALTIAIGRVVDDSIVVLENIKRHLGYGEERESAIITAVKEVAGAVTSSTLTTVAVFLPIGLVGGMVGELFGSFSLTVTAALLASLLVSLTVVPVLSYWFLRAPKAVRGMDAEDARRVAEEKEAKSRLQRAYVPVLRFATRRRLTSVGIALVVLFGTFGMAGLLKTNFFDQGEQEVMSIKQELAPGTSLAAADASAQKVEKVLQGIDEVKDYQVTVGSSGFMAAFGGGTGANQASYQVTLKDAAAYEKVRDRLDEELGALDGIGETTIASGDGFGSQDLSVVVKASDAEVLKEASEAVRAEVGKLDDVTDVQSDLAQSVPRISVKATAKAADAGFTDAALGMAVGQAVRGTPAGTAVLGDAERDIVITSANPARTMDELRALPLGPVKLGDIAEVKLVPGPVSMTRIDGSRAATITAKPTGDNTGAVSAELQTKISALDLPEGASASIGGVSEDQEEAFLNLGLAMLAAIAIVFMLLVATFRSLIQPLILLVSVPFAATGAIGLLILTGTPMGVPAMIGMLMLIGIVVTNAIVLIDLINQYRAQGLGVVEAVIEGGRHRLRPILMTALATIFALLPMALGVTGEGGFIAKPLAIVVIGGLLTSTLLTLLLVPTLYAMVELRKERRRAKREAKRDAKREAEQPDEKAPLEPSTA; encoded by the coding sequence ATGTCCTGGCTGTCCAGGTTCAGCCTGAAGCAACGGGCCCTGATCGGGCTGATGTCGATCGTGGCGATCGTCTTCGGCGCGATCTCCATACCCCAGCTCAAGCAGCAGCTGCTGCCCTCCATCGAGCTTCCGATGGTGTCGGTGCTCGCCCCCTACCAGGGCGCCTCCCCCGACGTGGTCGAGAAGCAGGTCGTCGAGCCCCTCGAAGCCACGCTGAAGGCCGTCGACGGCATCAAGGGCATCACCTCCACGGCGAGCGAGGGCAACGCCGTGATCATGGCCAGCTTCGACTTCGGGGACGGGACCAAGCAGCTCGTCGCCGACGTCCAGCAGGCCGTGAACCGGGCCCGCGTCCAGCTCCCCGACTCCGTCGACCCGCAGGTGATCGCCGGCTCGACGGACGACATCCCGACCGTCGTCCTCGCCGTCACCTCCGACAAGGACCAGCAGGCGCTCGCCGACCAGCTGGAGCGGACCGTCGTGCCCGCGATCGAGGACATCGACGGCGTCGGCCAGGTGTCCGTCGACGGCGTCCGGGACCTCCAGGTGTCCGTCACGCCCGACGAGCGCAGGCTCGCGGCGGCCGGACTGAACACCATGGCGCTCGCCGAGGCCCTGAGGGTGGGCGGGGCCGCGATGCCGGCCGGCTCGTTCTCCGAGGACGGCAAGAGCCGCACCGTGCAGGTCGGCGGCGGCTTCACCAGCCTCCAGCAGATCCAGGAGCTGCGCCTGCTGCCCCCGCAGGGCGGCAAGGGCAAGCCCGTCCGCCTCGGCGACGTGGCCGCCGTCGAGCAGACGGAGGCCACGCCGGTCTCCCTGACCCGGACCAACGGCCGGCCCAGCCTCGCCGTCTTCGCCACCATGGACAACGACGGCAGCGCCGTCGCCATCTCCGAGGCCGTCCAGGACAAGCTGCCCGGTCTGCGCACCGACCTGGGCGAGGACGCCGACATCACCGTCGTCTCCGACCAGGGCCCGGCGGTCTCCAAGGCGATCTCCGGTCTCACCACCGAGGGCGCGCTCGGCCTGGTCTTCGCGGTCGTCGTGATCCTGGTCTTCCTCGCCTCGCTGCGCTCGACCCTGGTGACCGCGGTCTCCATCCCGCTCTCCGTCGTCCTGGCGCTGATCGTGCTGTGGACCCGGGACCTGTCCCTCAACATGCTGACGCTGGGCGCCCTGACCATCGCCATCGGCCGGGTCGTCGACGACTCGATCGTGGTGCTGGAGAACATCAAGCGGCACCTCGGCTACGGCGAGGAGCGCGAGAGCGCCATCATCACCGCGGTGAAGGAAGTGGCGGGCGCCGTCACCTCCTCCACCCTGACCACCGTCGCGGTGTTCCTGCCGATCGGTCTGGTCGGCGGCATGGTCGGCGAGCTGTTCGGCTCGTTCAGCCTGACCGTCACCGCGGCCCTGCTCGCCTCGCTGCTGGTGTCGCTGACCGTCGTCCCCGTCCTGTCGTACTGGTTCCTGCGCGCGCCCAAGGCCGTGCGGGGCATGGACGCGGAGGACGCGCGGCGCGTCGCCGAGGAGAAGGAGGCGAAGAGCCGGCTCCAGCGTGCCTACGTCCCCGTCCTGCGCTTCGCCACCCGCCGGCGCCTCACCAGCGTCGGGATCGCCCTGGTCGTCCTCTTCGGCACCTTCGGCATGGCCGGACTGCTCAAGACGAACTTCTTCGACCAGGGCGAGCAGGAGGTCATGTCGATCAAGCAGGAGCTGGCCCCCGGCACCAGCCTCGCGGCGGCCGACGCCTCGGCGCAGAAGGTCGAGAAGGTCCTCCAGGGCATCGACGAGGTGAAGGACTACCAGGTCACCGTCGGTTCCTCCGGCTTCATGGCCGCCTTCGGCGGCGGCACCGGCGCCAACCAGGCGTCGTACCAGGTCACGCTGAAGGACGCGGCCGCCTACGAGAAGGTCCGCGACCGGCTCGACGAGGAGCTGGGAGCGCTCGACGGCATCGGCGAGACGACGATCGCCTCCGGCGACGGCTTCGGCAGCCAGGACCTGAGCGTCGTGGTCAAGGCGTCCGACGCCGAGGTGCTGAAGGAGGCGTCCGAGGCGGTCCGCGCCGAGGTCGGCAAGCTCGACGACGTCACCGACGTCCAGAGCGACCTCGCCCAGTCCGTGCCCCGCATCTCCGTCAAGGCGACCGCGAAGGCCGCCGACGCCGGGTTCACCGACGCCGCCCTCGGGATGGCGGTCGGCCAGGCGGTGCGCGGCACCCCCGCCGGCACGGCGGTCCTCGGCGACGCCGAGCGCGACATCGTCATCACGTCGGCGAACCCGGCGCGGACCATGGACGAGCTGCGCGCCCTGCCGCTCGGCCCGGTGAAGCTCGGCGACATCGCCGAGGTGAAGCTGGTGCCCGGACCCGTCTCGATGACCCGGATCGACGGCTCGCGGGCCGCCACGATCACGGCCAAGCCGACCGGTGACAACACCGGCGCGGTCAGCGCCGAGCTCCAGACGAAGATCAGCGCGCTGGACCTGCCGGAGGGCGCGTCGGCGTCCATCGGCGGAGTCTCCGAGGACCAGGAGGAGGCCTTCCTCAACCTCGGTCTCGCCATGCTGGCGGCGATCGCGATCGTCTTCATGCTGCTGGTGGCGACCTTCCGCTCGCTGATCCAGCCGCTGATCCTGCTGGTCTCCGTCCCGTTCGCGGCGACCGGCGCGATCGGTCTGCTGATCCTGACGGGCACGCCGATGGGCGTGCCGGCGATGATCGGCATGCTGATGCTCATCGGCATCGTGGTCACCAACGCGATCGTGCTGATCGACCTGATCAACCAGTACCGGGCGCAGGGCCTCGGCGTGGTGGAGGCCGTGATCGAGGGCGGCCGGCACCGGCTGCGCCCGATCCTGATGACCGCCCTGGCGACGATCTTCGCGCTGCTGCCGATGGCGCTCGGCGTCACCGGCGAGGGCGGCTTCATCGCCAAGCCGCTGGCCATCGTGGTCATCGGCGGTCTGCTCACCTCGACGCTGCTCACGCTGCTGCTGGTGCCGACGCTGTACGCGATGGTGGAGCTCCGCAAGGAGCGCCGCCGCGCCAAGCGCGAGGCCAAGCGGGACGCGAAGCGCGAGGCCGAGCAGCCGGACGAGAAGGCTCCGCTGGAGCCGTCCACCGCCTGA
- a CDS encoding PspA/IM30 family protein yields MSGVMKRMGMIFRAKANKALDRAEDPRETLDYSYQKQLELLQKVRRGVADVATSRKRLELQLNQLQGQSSKLEDQGRKALALGREDLAREALSRRAALQQQVTDLETQHQTLQGEEEKLTLAAQRLQAKVDAFRTKKETIKATYTAAQAQTRIAESFSGISEEMSDVGVAIQRAEDKTAQLQARAGAIDELLASGALDDQSGLAKDDIQAELDRLSGGTDVELELQRMKAELAGGPAPQQAIEGGERRQDTSGQQQGTPRFDKQ; encoded by the coding sequence ATGAGCGGTGTCATGAAGCGTATGGGGATGATCTTCCGCGCGAAGGCGAACAAGGCCCTGGACAGGGCCGAGGACCCGCGCGAGACCCTCGATTACTCCTACCAGAAGCAGCTCGAGCTGCTGCAGAAGGTGCGCCGCGGGGTCGCCGACGTGGCGACCTCCCGCAAGCGCCTGGAGCTCCAGCTCAACCAGCTCCAGGGCCAGTCCTCCAAGCTGGAGGACCAGGGCCGCAAGGCGCTCGCGCTGGGCCGCGAGGACCTGGCCCGGGAGGCGCTGTCCCGCCGGGCCGCCCTCCAGCAGCAGGTCACCGACCTGGAGACGCAGCACCAGACCCTTCAGGGCGAGGAGGAGAAGCTCACCCTCGCCGCCCAGCGGCTCCAGGCCAAGGTCGACGCCTTCCGCACCAAGAAGGAGACGATCAAGGCGACCTACACGGCGGCCCAGGCGCAGACCCGGATCGCCGAGTCCTTCTCCGGCATCTCGGAGGAGATGAGCGACGTCGGCGTCGCGATCCAGCGCGCCGAGGACAAGACCGCGCAGCTCCAGGCCCGGGCCGGGGCGATCGACGAGCTCCTCGCCTCCGGCGCGCTCGACGACCAGTCCGGTCTCGCCAAGGACGACATCCAGGCCGAGCTCGACCGTCTCTCCGGCGGCACCGACGTCGAGCTGGAGCTCCAGCGCATGAAGGCGGAGCTGGCCGGCGGCCCGGCCCCGCAGCAGGCGATCGAGGGTGGCGAACGGCGCCAGGACACGTCCGGGCAGCAGCAGGGCACCCCGCGGTTCGACAAGCAGTGA
- a CDS encoding bifunctional adenosylcobinamide kinase/adenosylcobinamide-phosphate guanylyltransferase, protein MELTLLGTGAPAGLPHPGCPCAVCATARGGEARAATALLVDGALLLDLTPGAALAAARAGHSLTGVRQVLLTHPHDGPAVDLPAGLPTAGRVPDGRVLTLISGHRVRAVPVDHPGTGYEVTSPEGERLLYLPPGAAPAGLAEGSAAYGMVVADVVGRPDAVARLRAAGAIGATTDVVAAHLGHEVPGGAELRRRLAAAGARAVPDGTTLIVGEYHAVPDVPRRTLVTGGARSGKSLEAERRLEAFPDVLYVATGGTRGGDTEWAARVAAHRDRRPASWQTTETCDLVPLLAAEGPPLLIDCLSLWLTDAMDQAGAWDDDRWANGGERALRKRTAELLTAVRETARTLVAVTNEVGAGVVPATPSGRRFRDELGRLNAAFAAECEHVLLVVAGQALPLRG, encoded by the coding sequence GTGGAACTGACACTGCTCGGCACCGGCGCCCCGGCCGGACTCCCCCACCCCGGCTGCCCCTGCGCCGTGTGCGCGACCGCCCGCGGCGGCGAGGCGCGCGCCGCGACGGCGCTCCTCGTGGACGGCGCGCTGCTGCTCGACCTGACCCCGGGGGCTGCGCTGGCCGCCGCACGGGCCGGGCACTCCCTGACCGGGGTGCGGCAGGTGCTGCTGACCCATCCGCACGACGGCCCCGCGGTGGACCTGCCCGCCGGACTGCCGACGGCCGGCCGCGTCCCCGACGGGCGGGTGCTCACCCTGATCAGCGGCCACCGGGTGCGCGCGGTGCCCGTCGACCACCCGGGCACCGGGTACGAGGTCACCTCCCCCGAGGGCGAACGGCTGCTCTACCTGCCGCCCGGCGCGGCTCCGGCCGGGCTGGCGGAGGGGTCGGCGGCCTACGGGATGGTCGTCGCGGACGTCGTCGGCCGGCCGGACGCGGTCGCCCGGCTGCGGGCGGCCGGCGCGATCGGGGCGACCACCGACGTGGTCGCCGCGCACCTCGGCCACGAGGTGCCGGGCGGCGCCGAACTGCGGCGCCGTCTCGCCGCCGCGGGGGCGCGGGCGGTGCCGGACGGGACCACGCTGATCGTGGGCGAGTACCACGCCGTCCCCGACGTCCCCCGGCGCACGCTGGTCACCGGGGGCGCCCGCTCCGGCAAGTCGCTGGAGGCCGAGCGTCGGCTGGAGGCCTTCCCCGACGTGCTGTACGTCGCCACCGGCGGGACGCGCGGCGGCGACACCGAGTGGGCCGCCCGGGTCGCGGCCCACCGCGACCGCCGGCCCGCCTCCTGGCAGACGACCGAGACCTGCGACCTGGTGCCGCTGCTCGCCGCCGAGGGGCCGCCGCTGCTGATCGACTGCCTGTCGCTGTGGCTCACCGACGCGATGGACCAGGCCGGGGCCTGGGACGACGACCGCTGGGCGAACGGCGGCGAGCGCGCCCTGCGCAAGCGCACCGCCGAACTGCTCACGGCCGTACGGGAGACGGCCCGCACCCTCGTCGCCGTGACGAACGAGGTCGGCGCGGGCGTCGTCCCCGCCACCCCCTCCGGCCGCCGCTTCCGCGACGAACTCGGCCGCCTGAACGCGGCGTTCGCCGCGGAATGCGAACACGTGCTGCTGGTGGTGGCGGGCCAGGCCCTGCCCCTCCGGGGGTGA
- a CDS encoding sensor histidine kinase, with protein sequence MPPVTALADRLARTQRWLRAHPLAFDGGLAVAVLVCMVAGSFADPNGPHGPEFGTRTPEVRSALLMVVAAGALVYRRREPMAVLAVTGGLSVVELVAGDPAAPVSMSAVIALYTVAARTDRPTTWRVGLLTMAALTGAAMSFGSLPWYAQENLGLVAWTGMAAAAGDAVRSRRAFVDAIRERAERAERTREEEAGRRVAEERLRIARDLHDVVAHHIALVNVQAGVAAHVMDKRPDQAKEALAHVREASRSALNELRATVGLLRQSGDPEAPTEPAPGLGVLAELVTTFRQSGLTVEVARADEGVTPPAAVDLAAYRIIQESLTNVRKHAGADARAEVSVVRVGSTLEVTVLDNGAAGPAPAEGGGHGLIGMRERVAALGGALTAGPRYGGGFRVQAILPLTTGADGAGAARRAARVGRAGEDA encoded by the coding sequence TTGCCTCCCGTGACCGCACTCGCCGACCGGCTCGCCCGCACCCAGCGCTGGCTGCGCGCGCACCCGCTGGCCTTCGACGGCGGACTCGCCGTCGCCGTGCTCGTCTGCATGGTCGCCGGGTCGTTCGCCGACCCCAACGGCCCCCACGGCCCCGAGTTCGGCACCCGCACGCCCGAGGTGCGCAGCGCCCTGCTGATGGTGGTCGCGGCCGGGGCGCTGGTGTACCGGCGGCGGGAGCCGATGGCCGTCCTCGCCGTGACCGGCGGGCTGTCCGTCGTCGAGCTGGTGGCCGGCGACCCGGCCGCCCCCGTCTCCATGAGCGCCGTCATCGCGCTCTACACCGTGGCCGCCCGCACCGACCGGCCCACCACCTGGCGGGTCGGCCTGCTCACCATGGCCGCGCTGACCGGCGCGGCCATGTCGTTCGGGTCGCTGCCCTGGTACGCGCAGGAGAACCTCGGCCTCGTCGCCTGGACGGGCATGGCCGCCGCGGCGGGCGACGCCGTCCGCAGCCGCCGGGCCTTCGTCGACGCGATCAGGGAACGGGCCGAGCGCGCCGAGCGGACCCGCGAGGAGGAGGCCGGGCGGCGGGTCGCCGAGGAGCGGCTGCGGATCGCCCGCGACCTGCACGATGTCGTCGCCCACCACATCGCCCTGGTCAACGTGCAGGCCGGGGTCGCCGCCCACGTCATGGACAAGCGCCCCGACCAGGCCAAGGAGGCGCTCGCCCACGTCCGTGAGGCGAGCCGCTCCGCGCTGAACGAACTGCGCGCCACCGTCGGGCTGCTGCGCCAGTCCGGCGACCCGGAGGCGCCCACCGAACCGGCTCCCGGCCTCGGTGTCCTCGCCGAACTGGTCACCACCTTCCGCCAGTCCGGCCTGACCGTCGAGGTGGCCCGCGCCGACGAAGGGGTGACCCCGCCCGCCGCGGTCGACCTCGCCGCGTACCGGATCATCCAGGAGTCGCTCACCAACGTGCGCAAGCACGCCGGTGCGGACGCCAGGGCCGAGGTGAGCGTCGTCCGGGTCGGCTCCACGCTGGAGGTCACCGTCCTCGACAACGGCGCCGCCGGGCCCGCGCCCGCCGAGGGCGGCGGCCACGGCCTGATCGGGATGCGGGAGCGGGTCGCCGCGCTGGGCGGCGCCCTCACCGCGGGCCCCCGCTACGGGGGCGGCTTCCGGGTGCAGGCGATACTGCCGCTGACGACGGGCGCGGACGGCGCCGGTGCCGCGCGGCGTGCGGCCCGGGTGGGCCGCGCGGGGGAGGACGCATGA
- a CDS encoding glycosyltransferase family 2 protein — MRAHDLAAPPVAQAPRQTEGGDAAPAPVAQRPPSGRPWSGDGPVKLSILMAAYNEERTIAAAVESVLGVDYPCEVELIVVDDGSRDRTPALLSRYSGEEVRTHRHPRNLGKGAALLTAGRLARGTHILPFDADMEYSPDDIPRLLEPVIEGHCDVVYGSRLFGVNTVYQSYRYALGNRLTTLAANVLFDAHLADLHTCLKLIPLGLFRSLHLGSHGFGLDTEVTARLLRLGVRPFEVPVSYYSRTHAEGKKITWHDGVSCLFILGRVRFSHAVRPGADGRPDGSGPA; from the coding sequence ATGAGAGCACACGACCTCGCGGCCCCGCCCGTGGCGCAGGCGCCGCGGCAGACCGAGGGCGGCGACGCGGCGCCCGCGCCCGTGGCGCAGCGGCCCCCGTCCGGCAGGCCCTGGTCCGGGGACGGGCCTGTGAAGCTGTCCATCCTGATGGCGGCCTACAACGAGGAGCGGACGATCGCCGCGGCCGTCGAGTCGGTGCTCGGCGTCGACTACCCCTGCGAGGTCGAGCTGATCGTCGTCGACGACGGCAGCCGGGACCGCACCCCGGCGCTGCTCTCGCGCTACTCCGGCGAGGAGGTCAGGACCCACCGGCACCCCCGCAACCTCGGCAAGGGCGCGGCGCTGCTGACGGCCGGACGGCTGGCCAGGGGCACCCACATCCTCCCGTTCGACGCGGACATGGAGTACTCGCCCGACGACATCCCCCGGCTGCTGGAGCCCGTCATCGAGGGCCACTGCGACGTCGTCTACGGCTCGCGGCTCTTCGGCGTCAACACCGTGTACCAGTCGTACCGTTACGCGCTGGGCAACCGGCTGACGACGCTGGCGGCGAACGTCCTCTTCGACGCGCACCTCGCCGATCTCCACACCTGCCTCAAGCTGATCCCGCTCGGCCTCTTCAGGTCGCTGCACCTCGGGTCGCACGGCTTCGGTCTCGACACCGAGGTGACGGCCCGTCTGCTGCGGCTCGGGGTCCGCCCGTTCGAGGTCCCGGTGAGCTACTACAGCCGCACCCACGCCGAGGGGAAGAAGATCACCTGGCACGACGGGGTGAGCTGCCTGTTCATCCTCGGCCGGGTCCGCTTCTCGCACGCCGTCCGGCCCGGCGCCGACGGCCGCCCGGACGGGTCCGGGCCGGCATGA
- a CDS encoding response regulator transcription factor, which translates to MTIRVLLADDQTLLRSAFRVLVDSEPDMEVVAEAADGAEAVALTRSARADVVLMDIRMPGTDGLTATRQISADPELSHVRVVMLTTFEVDEYVVQSLRAGASGFLGKGAEPDELLNAIRVAAGGEALLSPVATKGLIARFLAQSGGAAEGPEAAVRSERLAALTGREREVLVLVAGGHSNDEIAGRLEVSPLTVKTHVNRAMAKLGARDRAQLVVAAYESGLVRPRVD; encoded by the coding sequence ATGACGATCAGGGTGCTGCTCGCCGACGACCAGACGCTGCTGCGCAGCGCGTTCCGGGTGCTGGTGGACTCCGAACCGGACATGGAGGTCGTCGCGGAGGCCGCCGACGGTGCCGAGGCCGTCGCCCTGACGCGTTCCGCCCGGGCCGACGTCGTCCTGATGGACATCCGGATGCCCGGTACCGACGGGCTCACGGCCACCCGTCAGATCAGTGCCGACCCCGAGCTGTCCCACGTACGGGTGGTCATGCTGACCACCTTCGAGGTCGACGAGTACGTGGTGCAGTCGCTGCGGGCCGGCGCCTCCGGCTTCCTCGGCAAGGGCGCCGAACCCGACGAGCTGCTCAACGCGATCAGGGTCGCCGCCGGCGGGGAGGCGCTGCTGTCGCCGGTGGCCACCAAGGGGCTGATCGCCCGGTTCCTGGCGCAGAGCGGCGGGGCCGCGGAGGGCCCGGAGGCGGCGGTGCGCTCGGAGCGGCTGGCCGCGCTGACCGGCCGCGAGCGGGAGGTCCTGGTGCTCGTCGCCGGCGGCCACTCCAACGACGAGATCGCCGGGCGGCTGGAGGTCAGCCCGCTCACGGTGAAGACCCACGTGAACCGGGCGATGGCGAAACTGGGCGCCCGCGACCGCGCGCAACTGGTGGTCGCCGCGTACGAGTCGGGGCTGGTACGTCCGAGGGTGGACTGA
- a CDS encoding class I SAM-dependent methyltransferase, which translates to MNGLRNIVRQELVARQLEEQIAARYPVGQRLRVLDVGMGQGTQALRLARAGHAVTGIESDAVMLDAAREALAGEPDGIRERVRLVEGDGRDTGVHFLPGSFDVVLCHGVLMYAAEPDAMLAGLARMLAPGGLLSLLVRNGDALAMRSGLAGDWAGARTAFTSDTYTNRLGLTVRADRLDALTATLEGINAPLHTWYGVRVFTDGAAEDAALPADEEMRQLLAAEDRAGRTDPYRRVAALLHLCGVRRA; encoded by the coding sequence GTGAACGGGCTGCGCAACATCGTGCGCCAGGAGCTCGTCGCCCGTCAGCTCGAGGAGCAGATCGCCGCCCGCTACCCGGTCGGGCAGCGGCTGCGGGTGCTCGACGTCGGCATGGGGCAGGGCACCCAGGCCCTGCGGCTGGCGCGGGCGGGGCACGCCGTGACGGGCATAGAGTCCGACGCGGTCATGCTGGACGCCGCCCGTGAGGCACTGGCGGGAGAGCCGGACGGGATCCGCGAGCGGGTCCGGCTGGTGGAGGGCGACGGCCGGGACACGGGCGTGCACTTCCTGCCCGGCAGCTTCGACGTGGTGCTCTGCCACGGGGTGCTGATGTACGCCGCCGAGCCGGACGCCATGCTGGCGGGCCTCGCGCGGATGCTGGCGCCGGGCGGGCTGCTGTCGCTGCTCGTGCGCAACGGGGACGCGCTGGCCATGCGGTCCGGGCTCGCCGGGGACTGGGCCGGCGCGAGGACGGCCTTCACCTCCGACACGTACACCAACCGGCTCGGGCTGACCGTGCGCGCCGACCGGCTGGACGCCCTCACGGCCACGCTGGAGGGCATCAACGCCCCCCTGCACACCTGGTACGGGGTGCGGGTCTTCACGGACGGGGCCGCCGAGGACGCGGCGCTCCCGGCGGACGAGGAGATGCGGCAGCTGCTCGCCGCGGAGGACCGGGCGGGACGCACCGACCCCTACCGCAGGGTGGCGGCGCTGCTGCACCTGTGCGGAGTGCGGCGGGCCTGA
- a CDS encoding TetR/AcrR family transcriptional regulator: MAARNGGGPGRRASDRGKYGRLSRERVLAAALEVVDREGLSALSMRRLGAELGVEAMALYRYAPSKDALLDGLVEALYTEIGEVLAADAEQRGGPRAELRGTAVATYRVALAHPHVVPLLATRILSVPLARRPHAVLREHERVLALLADAGVPEPAAPTAYRALMSWLLGYLFVDLQAMTDNPEETDPGFRLGLHRIPAQDFPQLRRLAPALAERGGNAELTTGIDALLDRLLPDAG, encoded by the coding sequence ATGGCGGCACGGAACGGCGGGGGCCCCGGGCGCCGCGCGAGCGACCGCGGCAAGTACGGCCGGCTCAGCCGGGAGCGGGTGCTGGCGGCGGCGCTGGAGGTCGTCGACCGGGAGGGTCTGAGCGCGCTGAGCATGCGGCGCCTCGGCGCCGAGCTCGGCGTGGAGGCGATGGCGCTGTACCGGTACGCGCCCAGCAAGGACGCGCTGCTGGACGGCCTGGTGGAGGCCCTGTACACCGAGATCGGCGAGGTGCTCGCCGCGGACGCCGAGCAGCGGGGCGGGCCGCGCGCGGAGCTGCGCGGCACGGCGGTCGCGACCTACCGGGTGGCGCTCGCCCATCCCCACGTCGTGCCGCTGCTGGCCACCCGCATACTGTCCGTCCCCCTCGCCCGCCGCCCCCACGCCGTGCTCCGGGAGCACGAACGGGTGCTCGCCCTGCTCGCCGACGCCGGGGTGCCGGAGCCCGCGGCGCCGACCGCCTACCGCGCGCTGATGTCCTGGCTGCTGGGCTACCTCTTCGTCGACCTCCAGGCGATGACGGACAACCCGGAGGAGACGGATCCGGGCTTCCGGCTGGGCCTCCACCGCATCCCCGCGCAGGACTTCCCGCAGCTCCGCCGCCTCGCCCCCGCCCTCGCGGAACGCGGCGGCAACGCCGAACTCACCACCGGGATCGACGCCTTGCTCGACCGCCTCCTCCCGGACGCCGGCTGA